From one Aquicella lusitana genomic stretch:
- a CDS encoding (deoxy)nucleoside triphosphate pyrophosphohydrolase has product MIRTVVGILARAEKVLVGQRPEGKPYSGYWEFPGGKIEPDETAIDALRRELQEELDITVISAQPWFEHTHTYPDKTVLLEMWRVTAFSGEPLGKENQLLRWVTLPEMLELRLLEGNWPIIKKIKTLFSQQED; this is encoded by the coding sequence TTGATCAGGACGGTTGTAGGCATCCTGGCCAGGGCAGAAAAAGTGCTGGTCGGGCAGCGGCCGGAAGGCAAGCCCTATAGTGGTTATTGGGAATTTCCTGGCGGTAAGATCGAACCCGATGAAACCGCCATCGATGCGCTGCGACGTGAACTGCAAGAAGAGCTGGACATAACAGTGATTTCAGCTCAGCCCTGGTTTGAGCATACGCATACTTATCCTGATAAAACTGTTTTGCTGGAAATGTGGCGTGTGACTGCTTTCTCAGGCGAACCGCTCGGCAAGGAAAATCAGTTATTACGCTGGGTCACGTTGCCGGAAATGTTAGAATTGCGTTTACTGGAAGGCAACTGGCCGATTATAAAAAAAATAAAAACATTATTTTCGCAACAAGAAGATTAA
- the rfbD gene encoding dTDP-4-dehydrorhamnose reductase, translating into MKTYSLKLLVTGGEGQVAQALCRHAVAGKFQIHALSHSEMDISQPSSIERVLTAQMPDCVINTAAYTAVDRAEAERGKADQANVLGAKHIAHACSKHRIPLIHLSTDYLFDGTKTAPYAEEDDVNPINHYGKSKWLGEEAVREACDSHIILRVSGVFSEHKTNFLKSILRLAQEKGQLNIVADQLTCPTYAGDIALAIFSIIEKFSQWGTFHYCSAPAVSWHAFASAIIETASRHMSLSVKKINAISTAEYPVAAKRPAYSVLDCSKIKKLYHIEQPSWQSGIERALNGLIHSSS; encoded by the coding sequence ATGAAAACTTATTCACTTAAATTGCTTGTTACCGGCGGCGAAGGGCAAGTTGCACAGGCACTTTGTCGTCATGCTGTTGCGGGTAAATTTCAAATTCACGCGCTTTCACACAGCGAGATGGATATCAGCCAACCCTCCTCTATCGAACGTGTATTGACTGCCCAAATGCCAGACTGTGTTATTAATACAGCCGCCTATACAGCAGTTGATCGAGCGGAAGCGGAAAGGGGGAAAGCGGATCAAGCCAATGTGCTGGGCGCAAAACACATAGCTCATGCCTGCAGTAAACACCGCATACCACTCATTCATCTCTCGACAGATTATCTTTTTGATGGAACCAAGACTGCTCCTTATGCCGAAGAGGATGATGTTAATCCGATTAATCATTACGGTAAAAGCAAATGGCTTGGCGAAGAAGCGGTACGTGAAGCATGTGATTCACACATTATTCTGCGGGTAAGTGGTGTATTTAGCGAACATAAAACAAATTTTCTTAAATCGATCCTGCGCCTCGCGCAGGAAAAAGGACAACTCAACATCGTGGCAGACCAACTGACGTGTCCTACTTATGCGGGTGACATTGCACTCGCTATTTTTTCAATAATAGAAAAATTTTCGCAGTGGGGAACATTTCATTATTGCAGCGCGCCGGCGGTTTCCTGGCATGCGTTTGCCTCAGCCATTATCGAAACAGCTTCCAGGCACATGTCCTTGTCAGTTAAAAAAATCAATGCTATTTCAACTGCTGAATATCCTGTCGCGGCAAAACGGCCAGCTTATTCTGTGCTGGATTGCAGCAAGATTAAAAAACTGTACCACATCGAGCAGCCGTCATGGCAATCAGGCATTGAACGTGCCTTAAACGGTTTAATCCATTCTTCTAGTTAA
- a CDS encoding DciA family protein codes for MDSKKANAYFDTSNHNLQSLLNKVKVLKALEEKIAVYLDPALRAFCQVANYSNRRLVILAANGSVATQLRFQAMDLLRKFKQDPALQEIQEIHCKVLPSLSQPASPPAKQSAAKMPPLSTETASIVREIASSLDDPKLREVMERIADRTASPKLPIK; via the coding sequence ATGGATTCTAAAAAAGCGAATGCTTATTTTGATACTAGCAACCACAACTTACAGTCGTTGCTCAATAAAGTAAAAGTGCTAAAAGCATTGGAGGAAAAAATAGCAGTTTATCTTGATCCGGCCTTAAGGGCCTTCTGTCAAGTAGCAAACTATTCGAATCGTCGCTTAGTTATTCTTGCAGCAAATGGCTCTGTCGCCACCCAGCTTCGCTTCCAAGCTATGGATCTGCTTAGAAAATTCAAACAGGATCCCGCTTTACAAGAAATCCAGGAAATTCACTGCAAAGTTCTGCCTTCCCTCAGCCAACCTGCCTCGCCGCCAGCAAAGCAATCTGCAGCAAAAATGCCGCCTCTGTCCACTGAAACAGCCAGCATTGTACGCGAAATCGCGTCCTCATTGGACGATCCGAAATTACGGGAAGTAATGGAAAGAATTGCAGACCGAACAGCCAGTCCTAAGCTTCCAATAAAATAG
- the secA gene encoding preprotein translocase subunit SecA: MLNRIFTNVLGSRNQRVLRRLWKTVEKINALEPQISALSDEALRAKTVEFRQRLQSGAVLDEILPEAFAVVREASKRALNMRHFDVQLIGGMVLHGGNIAEMRTGEGKTLMSTLAAYLNALPGKGVHIVTVNDYLAKRDTEWMRPLYEFLGLTVGTNLHGMTPQEKQQAYAADITYGTNNEFGFDYLRDNMVFNYNDKVQRGLHYAIVDEVDSILIDEARTPLIISGAAEESVDLYVAIDSIIPQLQKQTEKEGPGDYSLDEKSKQAYLTEEGHQHVEELLIKAGLLSEGESLYDANNIVLMHHIYAALRAHTLFHRDVDYIVQRGEVVIVDEHTGRTMPGRRWSDGLHQAVEAKEKVKINQENQTLASITFQNYFRLYEKLSGMTGTADTEAYEFQQIYGLEVIVIPTHKPMIRMDQADFVYMTADEKFDAIVEDIQKTHATGQPILVGTASIEASEHLSRLLQKAKIPHQVLNAKFHEKEAQIVAEAGRPGAVTIATNMAGRGTDIVLGGNLEAELKALENPTAEDIEQRKKAWQARHEQVVKAGGLYVLGTERHESRRIDNQLRGRSGRQGDPGKSRFYLSLQDNLLRIFGGDRLNAIMQRIGMEKGVALESRMLSRSIENAQRKVEAYNFDIRKQLLEYDDVANEQRKVIYRQRDELLTSDSIADVIADMSHRVMEQTVSAFIPPHSMSEEWDIEGLEQRLERDFNLKLPIRQWLEEDDTLDEDRLRERIQTAFREAYQKKEEQISAPIMRQFEKAVMLQTLDNCWREHLAAMDYLRQGIHLRGYAQKNPKQEYKRESFELFAQLLDKVNYEVLSALSKFEVKVEQDVEQMEAQRRQSLTRQAMEYKHAAPDILHGTDVAESQPEVLPSNVTYMRDRPKVGRNDPCPCGSGKKYKACHGSLT, encoded by the coding sequence ATGCTAAATCGCATTTTTACGAATGTTCTTGGTAGCCGTAACCAGCGTGTATTGCGTCGGTTATGGAAAACAGTAGAAAAGATTAACGCACTCGAACCCCAGATTTCAGCTTTGTCTGATGAAGCGCTTCGGGCGAAAACCGTTGAATTCAGGCAGCGCTTGCAGAGTGGGGCAGTTCTTGATGAGATTCTGCCGGAAGCTTTTGCAGTCGTTCGCGAAGCCTCAAAGCGGGCTTTGAATATGCGTCACTTTGACGTGCAGCTGATTGGCGGTATGGTGCTGCATGGCGGAAATATTGCGGAAATGCGTACGGGCGAAGGCAAAACGTTGATGTCAACGCTCGCGGCTTATTTGAATGCCTTACCTGGCAAAGGTGTCCACATTGTGACGGTGAATGATTATCTTGCCAAGCGAGACACAGAGTGGATGCGGCCCTTATACGAATTTCTGGGATTGACAGTAGGCACTAACCTGCATGGTATGACGCCGCAGGAAAAACAGCAGGCTTATGCCGCTGATATCACCTATGGCACGAATAATGAATTTGGCTTTGATTACCTTCGCGATAACATGGTCTTTAATTACAATGACAAAGTACAGCGCGGTCTTCATTACGCCATTGTAGACGAAGTGGACTCAATCCTGATTGATGAAGCACGGACACCGCTCATTATTTCCGGCGCTGCAGAAGAAAGCGTCGACCTTTACGTGGCGATTGATTCCATTATTCCCCAGTTGCAAAAACAGACAGAAAAAGAGGGCCCTGGCGATTACAGTCTGGATGAAAAATCCAAACAGGCTTATCTCACTGAAGAAGGCCATCAGCATGTAGAAGAATTATTAATCAAGGCAGGTTTGCTGAGTGAAGGTGAAAGTCTTTACGATGCCAACAATATTGTGCTGATGCACCATATTTATGCGGCCTTGCGGGCGCATACGCTGTTCCATCGTGATGTGGATTACATTGTTCAACGCGGTGAAGTCGTGATTGTAGATGAACATACCGGCAGAACCATGCCGGGGCGTCGCTGGTCAGACGGGCTGCATCAGGCAGTGGAAGCAAAAGAAAAAGTTAAAATCAACCAGGAAAACCAGACGCTCGCTTCCATTACTTTCCAGAATTATTTTCGCCTCTATGAAAAACTGTCCGGCATGACAGGGACGGCGGATACAGAAGCCTACGAATTTCAGCAGATTTATGGGCTGGAAGTCATCGTTATTCCAACGCATAAGCCCATGATACGTATGGACCAGGCTGACTTTGTTTACATGACGGCGGATGAAAAGTTTGATGCCATTGTGGAAGATATTCAAAAGACCCATGCGACGGGTCAACCCATTCTGGTGGGTACGGCTTCCATCGAAGCCTCAGAGCATTTGTCGCGGCTGTTGCAGAAAGCAAAAATTCCACATCAAGTGTTGAATGCTAAATTCCATGAGAAAGAGGCGCAGATTGTGGCCGAAGCAGGCCGCCCGGGGGCAGTGACGATTGCTACTAATATGGCTGGTCGTGGAACTGACATTGTGCTTGGCGGTAATCTGGAAGCAGAACTGAAAGCGCTGGAAAACCCGACAGCGGAAGATATTGAACAGCGTAAAAAAGCCTGGCAGGCACGGCATGAACAAGTCGTCAAGGCGGGCGGGTTGTATGTGCTTGGCACTGAGCGGCATGAATCGCGCCGTATTGATAATCAGCTGCGTGGCCGTTCGGGCCGTCAGGGTGATCCGGGCAAGTCGCGGTTTTATCTGTCCCTGCAGGATAATCTGCTGCGTATTTTTGGCGGTGACAGGTTGAATGCCATTATGCAGCGCATTGGCATGGAAAAGGGCGTGGCGCTGGAATCGCGCATGTTATCGCGCAGCATTGAGAATGCGCAGCGCAAAGTGGAAGCTTACAACTTCGATATTCGTAAGCAATTGTTAGAGTACGATGATGTAGCCAACGAGCAGCGTAAGGTGATTTACCGCCAGCGCGACGAACTACTGACCTCTGATTCAATCGCTGATGTGATTGCTGATATGAGCCATCGGGTCATGGAACAGACTGTCAGTGCCTTTATTCCACCACACAGCATGTCGGAAGAATGGGACATCGAAGGACTTGAGCAGCGTCTGGAGCGCGATTTCAATCTGAAACTGCCCATACGTCAGTGGCTTGAAGAAGATGATACGTTGGATGAAGACCGCTTGCGCGAACGTATTCAAACGGCATTTCGTGAAGCGTATCAGAAAAAAGAAGAACAGATTAGTGCGCCCATTATGCGTCAATTTGAAAAAGCAGTCATGCTGCAAACACTGGATAACTGCTGGCGTGAACATCTGGCCGCGATGGATTATCTGCGTCAGGGCATTCATTTACGTGGTTATGCCCAGAAAAATCCCAAACAAGAATATAAGCGTGAATCATTTGAACTGTTTGCACAGTTGCTTGATAAGGTCAATTATGAAGTCCTGTCTGCGTTAAGCAAGTTTGAAGTCAAAGTGGAACAAGATGTTGAACAGATGGAAGCGCAGCGTCGCCAGAGTCTGACTCGACAAGCCATGGAATACAAACACGCTGCCCCTGATATTTTGCATGGCACCGATGTAGCAGAATCTCAACCGGAAGTACTTCCATCCAATGTCACTTATATGCGCGACCGTCCTAAAGTAGGCCGTAACGATCCTTGCCCATGTGGTTCAGGCAAAAAATATAAGGCATGTCACGGGAGCCTCACTTGA
- the rfbA gene encoding glucose-1-phosphate thymidylyltransferase RfbA, giving the protein MKGIILAGGLGTRLYPATRPISKQLLPIYDKPMVYYPLCTLMLAGIRDILVITTPHELSLFQQLLGDGSQWGISLAYATQQYPEGIAQAFIIGENFIGNDSVCLILGDNILYGDGLSEKLQSVAQLNSGATIFGYYVSNPQRYGVICFNEANQPVEIIEKPATPASNYAVIGLYFYDNKVIEIAKQLSPSSRGELEITDVNRFYLLQKKLRVEKLGRGIAWLDTGTHKSMLDAANFIYVLEQRQGLKIGSPEEIAWRMGFITTEELETLAETQIKSGYGAYLLDLI; this is encoded by the coding sequence ATGAAAGGGATTATTCTTGCCGGTGGGTTGGGAACACGGCTTTATCCTGCCACACGGCCGATCAGTAAACAATTGCTGCCCATTTACGATAAACCCATGGTTTATTATCCACTTTGCACTCTTATGCTAGCGGGTATACGCGATATCCTGGTAATCACTACGCCCCATGAATTATCCCTCTTCCAGCAACTATTGGGCGATGGGTCGCAATGGGGTATATCACTCGCATACGCGACACAGCAGTACCCCGAAGGAATTGCGCAAGCTTTTATCATTGGAGAAAATTTCATTGGTAATGACAGCGTCTGTCTTATTCTCGGCGATAATATCCTCTATGGGGACGGTTTATCGGAAAAACTGCAGAGTGTAGCCCAATTAAACTCAGGCGCTACCATTTTTGGCTATTATGTTTCAAACCCGCAACGATACGGTGTCATTTGCTTCAATGAAGCAAACCAACCCGTTGAGATTATTGAAAAACCGGCAACACCTGCTTCTAATTACGCCGTTATCGGGCTTTATTTCTATGATAATAAGGTTATCGAGATCGCAAAACAGTTATCGCCTTCATCGCGCGGTGAATTAGAAATCACGGATGTAAATCGCTTTTACTTGTTGCAAAAAAAGTTGCGTGTGGAAAAATTGGGGCGCGGTATTGCATGGCTTGACACAGGAACACACAAATCCATGCTGGACGCCGCCAATTTTATTTACGTGCTTGAACAGCGACAAGGATTGAAAATCGGCAGCCCCGAAGAAATTGCCTGGCGTATGGGTTTTATTACCACCGAAGAGCTCGAAACGCTTGCTGAAACGCAGATCAAAAGCGGATACGGTGCCTATCTGCTGGATTTAATATAG
- a CDS encoding glycosyltransferase has protein sequence MTQALVTILVPNYKTLELTKLCLRLLRKYTDSNQAKVVVIDNDSQDESLCYLRTVSWIELIERKAIAGESPVQSHARALDMALERVTTQYVLSIHTDTLVKHPRWLPFLLSQIEKKPTIAGVGSWKLESKPLWRQLLKLLERQWQSLYYRLIGKTSHGLEGMGKNYYYLRSHCALYRTELLKKLNLHFADGDMVAGKEMHKKLVESNYQMIFLPSDILIKYLEHINHATTVLNPHLSRQKSVDKGRRRIEKSLARMNVAAILQDASLDH, from the coding sequence ATGACACAGGCACTGGTAACCATACTTGTTCCCAACTATAAAACGTTGGAATTGACCAAGCTTTGCTTACGCTTATTGCGAAAATACACTGACAGCAATCAAGCGAAAGTGGTTGTTATTGATAATGATTCACAGGATGAGTCGCTTTGCTATTTACGCACCGTCTCCTGGATTGAGTTGATAGAGCGCAAAGCCATAGCCGGTGAATCCCCTGTTCAATCACATGCGCGTGCACTAGATATGGCCCTTGAACGGGTAACGACACAGTATGTCTTGTCTATCCACACGGATACGCTGGTCAAACACCCGCGATGGCTGCCTTTCCTGTTATCGCAAATCGAAAAAAAACCAACAATAGCGGGCGTAGGATCATGGAAACTGGAATCAAAGCCGCTTTGGCGACAATTGCTCAAATTACTGGAACGACAGTGGCAATCGCTTTACTACCGTCTTATCGGTAAAACCAGCCATGGTTTGGAAGGCATGGGAAAAAACTATTATTATCTGCGTAGTCACTGCGCGCTTTACCGGACGGAGCTGCTTAAGAAACTTAATTTACATTTTGCAGACGGAGATATGGTAGCGGGCAAGGAAATGCATAAGAAGCTGGTTGAAAGTAATTACCAGATGATTTTTTTGCCTTCAGACATTTTAATTAAATACCTGGAGCATATTAACCATGCAACGACTGTGTTGAATCCACATCTTTCACGACAAAAAAGTGTTGACAAGGGACGACGGCGCATTGAGAAGAGCCTCGCCCGCATGAATGTGGCGGCGATATTACAGGATGCCAGCCTGGATCACTAG
- a CDS encoding ankyrin repeat domain-containing protein has translation MFSFFNTSEKLNANEIVDRLEKGLCLENSSLDFSKDYRTRHHNTYLLQALAWNRQKAALRLLERDKSKEALNLKDDWATCLNTPLILAAKINATTIVQTLIELGAKVNEQDYRGFTALHYACLLRNHEAIQLLLAARADVRIRDAFGKSPYYYYCTEISEDDLQYRYGSTDGYLNRMPDMDNHYFGTKKKCLSALRWYIAHVMVNNDWGKGEYVGKFSLYDWAERCLLSREPVYHAKIYEAMMKCFCDNRPKMDINLAGQLSKISLNVYQDDKYNQYRLDPLDLVPRSAIHLKENDEIWVELQEMVPRGYRNR, from the coding sequence ATGTTTTCCTTTTTTAATACTTCAGAGAAACTCAATGCAAACGAGATTGTAGACAGACTGGAAAAAGGACTGTGCTTAGAAAACTCATCGCTTGATTTTAGCAAAGATTACCGTACACGCCATCATAATACTTATTTGTTGCAGGCGCTCGCTTGGAACAGGCAAAAAGCGGCACTCAGGCTTTTGGAGCGCGATAAATCGAAGGAAGCGCTGAACTTGAAAGATGACTGGGCAACTTGTCTTAACACACCATTAATTTTAGCAGCTAAAATTAATGCGACAACCATTGTGCAAACCCTGATTGAATTGGGAGCGAAAGTTAACGAGCAAGATTATCGTGGCTTCACGGCTTTACATTACGCTTGTCTATTACGAAACCATGAAGCCATTCAATTACTTCTTGCGGCAAGAGCCGATGTTCGAATCAGAGATGCGTTTGGAAAATCTCCCTATTATTACTATTGCACGGAAATTTCGGAAGATGACCTTCAATATCGTTATGGCAGCACAGATGGTTACTTAAACCGTATGCCTGATATGGATAATCATTATTTTGGTACCAAGAAAAAATGTTTAAGCGCGCTTCGGTGGTATATTGCTCATGTGATGGTGAATAATGATTGGGGTAAAGGTGAATATGTAGGTAAATTTTCGCTATATGATTGGGCAGAACGGTGTTTGTTAAGCCGAGAGCCGGTTTATCATGCCAAAATTTATGAAGCCATGATGAAATGTTTTTGTGATAACAGGCCAAAGATGGATATAAACCTGGCAGGTCAATTATCAAAGATATCTTTAAATGTTTACCAGGATGATAAATACAATCAATACCGGCTGGATCCGTTGGATTTAGTGCCACGTTCAGCGATTCACCTGAAAGAAAATGATGAGATTTGGGTTGAGCTGCAGGAGATGGTCCCTCGGGGTTATCGCAACCGTTGA
- the rfbC gene encoding dTDP-4-dehydrorhamnose 3,5-epimerase — protein sequence MHTTNGPLSGLLIIEPRVFKDSRGYFFETHQQTRYGSLRIPHFVQDNVSRSHRNVLRGLHYQLPHAQGKLVWVTRGSVWDVVVDIRKSSPTFGQWFGITLSDENHIQMYIPPGFAHGFCVLSEEADFHYKCTDYYAPSYEHGIAWNDARLNIAWPVSSPVLSPKDEIYPALHEIAHENLFT from the coding sequence ATGCACACCACTAACGGTCCCTTATCGGGCCTTCTCATCATCGAACCACGGGTGTTTAAAGATAGCCGTGGTTATTTTTTCGAGACACACCAACAAACGCGTTATGGCAGCCTTCGCATCCCTCACTTTGTGCAAGACAATGTTTCACGATCTCATCGCAACGTTCTGCGCGGTCTCCACTATCAGTTACCGCATGCACAGGGAAAACTTGTCTGGGTCACGCGTGGCAGCGTATGGGATGTGGTGGTCGATATACGAAAGAGCTCGCCTACGTTTGGCCAATGGTTTGGCATTACCTTAAGTGATGAAAATCATATACAAATGTATATTCCTCCTGGCTTTGCACACGGTTTTTGTGTCCTGTCTGAAGAAGCCGATTTTCATTATAAATGCACCGATTATTATGCTCCTTCCTATGAGCATGGCATTGCCTGGAATGATGCGCGCTTGAATATTGCCTGGCCAGTCAGTAGCCCTGTTCTCTCACCCAAAGACGAAATTTATCCCGCTTTGCACGAGATCGCACATGAAAACTTATTCACTTAA
- a CDS encoding short chain dehydrogenase, with amino-acid sequence MKIIVIGGTGTIGKAVVEELSKRHTIVVAGHQHGDVQVDMRDGQSIERMYQSVGAFDAVVSTAGKVHFGDFTQMTPELYGVGLQDKLMGQVNLVLTGLRYINDKGSFTLTSGILNHDPIRFGSSASMVNGALDSFVKAAAIEMPRGIRINVISPTVLKESMPAYGDYFHGFEPVPATRVALAYSKSVEGAQTGQVYPVGY; translated from the coding sequence ATGAAGATAATCGTTATAGGCGGAACAGGCACAATAGGCAAAGCGGTGGTTGAAGAATTGTCAAAGCGCCATACCATTGTGGTTGCCGGACATCAGCATGGCGATGTGCAAGTCGATATGCGGGATGGGCAATCCATTGAGCGCATGTATCAATCCGTAGGTGCATTTGATGCCGTCGTTTCAACGGCAGGCAAAGTGCATTTTGGTGACTTTACCCAGATGACGCCGGAGCTGTATGGTGTGGGTCTGCAAGACAAGCTGATGGGCCAGGTGAACCTGGTTTTGACAGGATTGCGCTATATCAACGACAAAGGCTCATTTACTTTAACCAGCGGTATTTTAAACCATGACCCTATTCGGTTTGGCTCATCGGCATCTATGGTAAATGGCGCATTGGATAGTTTTGTAAAAGCGGCTGCGATTGAGATGCCTCGGGGCATACGCATTAATGTTATCAGTCCGACCGTACTCAAGGAATCCATGCCGGCTTATGGCGATTATTTTCACGGTTTTGAACCTGTGCCGGCCACGCGTGTTGCGCTTGCCTACAGTAAAAGCGTGGAAGGCGCACAAACCGGGCAGGTCTACCCCGTGGGCTATTGA
- the rfbB gene encoding dTDP-glucose 4,6-dehydratase: MSHYQPRSMLVTGGAGFIGSNFIRYVLTHFPDVAVVNLDKLTYAGSLDNLTHLPHAERHHFIQGDITDAKLLRHILMHHHIDTIVHFAAESHVDRSITAPAAFVQTNVLGTFVLLEAARHHWFEIEECGVSHCRFHHISTDEVYGSLQTTDPLFTEKTAYDPHSPYSASKAGADHLARAYYHTYGLPVTISHCSNNYGPYQHAEKFIPTVIQGCLSRKPIPVYGNGKNIRDWLYVDDHCRAIMTIIEQGKVGESYNIGGNNEWENIALARFICEQMDKIKPHSVSYATLLEFVKDRPGHDFRYAIDNAKIKAELGWSPQETLESGIMKTIAFYLHQPAHAYQ; encoded by the coding sequence ATGTCCCATTATCAACCTCGCAGTATGCTTGTCACCGGCGGTGCCGGATTCATTGGATCAAATTTTATTCGCTATGTGCTCACACATTTTCCTGATGTCGCCGTTGTCAATCTGGACAAACTAACCTATGCGGGCTCCCTGGATAACTTAACCCATTTACCGCACGCAGAACGCCATCATTTTATACAAGGCGACATCACTGATGCCAAACTTTTACGCCATATCCTGATGCACCATCATATTGATACCATCGTGCATTTCGCTGCTGAAAGCCACGTGGACCGCTCCATCACAGCACCTGCCGCTTTTGTGCAAACAAATGTGTTAGGCACGTTTGTGCTGCTGGAAGCTGCGCGCCATCACTGGTTTGAAATAGAAGAATGCGGTGTATCTCATTGCCGTTTTCATCATATTTCAACCGATGAAGTCTATGGCTCCCTGCAGACAACCGATCCTTTATTTACTGAAAAAACGGCTTACGATCCTCACTCGCCTTATTCTGCCAGTAAAGCCGGCGCAGACCACTTGGCACGAGCCTACTATCATACCTACGGACTGCCCGTCACTATTTCTCACTGCTCGAATAATTACGGCCCTTATCAGCATGCAGAAAAATTCATCCCAACTGTCATTCAAGGTTGTCTTAGCAGGAAACCGATACCTGTCTATGGTAATGGCAAAAATATTCGCGACTGGCTCTATGTGGATGATCATTGCCGTGCAATCATGACGATCATTGAACAGGGAAAAGTAGGCGAAAGTTATAATATAGGCGGTAATAATGAATGGGAAAATATCGCGCTTGCCCGTTTCATTTGCGAGCAGATGGATAAAATCAAACCGCACAGCGTGTCTTACGCCACCCTGCTGGAATTTGTCAAAGACCGGCCTGGGCATGATTTTCGTTATGCGATAGATAATGCCAAGATCAAAGCTGAACTCGGCTGGTCGCCGCAGGAAACGCTGGAATCAGGCATAATGAAAACCATTGCGTTTTACCTGCATCAACCTGCACACGCCTATCAATAG